The sequence agaGCCAGatcacacaaaaaaaattaagctgtcAAAAATCGAGATTCCCTGACTTAttctaatataaataaaaatttttgatttttgttttgcatagtaaaaaataaaaacaaattgttttattccaattaaaaaccgtaatttttgcaggtaattttattcccaaaaaaaaaaaaaattctaaaatgattatagaaaaaatattcggGAGTAAAATGAAAgaactttgaattttaacaaaaataatagtgtaaacaatattaaaattttttgttttcacagttaaaaaaattacttggactttttttatttagtaacaaatgtaccgaaaaaaaatattttcttaattttttttatccatcgTTAAAgcctttgaatattttaaaattattttctaataaatcaTGTGATTTTCTATGCATAGAATTTAAGgaaaagaaaacaattaaaaatcaatttttttgactgcCTAAAAAAACCTTAatcaatttagaattttttacattttgatttttttttttggcattcATACCTCTGTAACTTTTTTCAgtcttgataaaataaaatgtcagatatttttcataagaaaTAACGTTTCTTGCAAGAATATTCTTGTTTTCATTTGAAAACTATCTTTCCAATAATTCTATTCccaaagaaaaatatgttctttaaaatttagggagaactttttttatggtttatgCCACGGAAAGCAAAAATCTACTATACCGACGtgtattgttaataaaaaaatgaaacatgaCTACTCATACACCCTCATGCTATCACaggattgattttttatgggTTGATAGTAGATCTCTAAATAATTCATGTACTTAAAGATcgaacgtttttcgcgcaacgaaaaaagaaaattagtaaaaaatttacttgatgaCTAGATTTTCGAAATGTTTCGCATACAGATGCTGGTGTTTCAGCTGAAAATCTTTGGCCACTCTCAACCTCACGAACTACCTCTTACGTAGTtgaattacattatttttgttcattttcgttgcgtgaaaaacgttccgatgtttaggtatataataatttgtcattaaaaatgaaaaatttctacgAGTATATGCCACctttttattgtaagtatTGAGATGGACATTTGTACGcttcgataaaaataaatgcaccaagttcaaatataaattatacattatatttacaactgagaattatttattttagtatgaaataataattgaacttatttatttaatattagataCTGAGGAGGAATTGAGTAATTCTACTAAGCGAATACGGCGtccaaaatttaacaaatctTCACTAAGTGAGTCCTCAGAAGACGAATATTCAGAAGTGGCTATGGCTAAGCACATACGCAAAGTAATGAATCTGACTCGAATATCAGAATATtattagaaaacaaaatttaacatatgatatttttatagtttcaGGCAAACAAAAAAGTTAATGTGAATAAGCAGAGAAGTGATGAGATTTTAAGAGCTTACAACAATAAACGTAACAAAGATAgcgaaaaagaaaatagaaatcaagaagatgataaaatatcaagtgatgaagaagaagaattgTCAGACAAAAATGATATTGAAGATGGACTAAGTGAAAGAGAAAGTATAATTGGAGAAGAGCCTAATAATGATGATCCTGATATAGTTGGAGAACATGCAAACGATATTAGTGGCAGGCCGATGGAAACTGATGATGCAATAGATAaggtatataaatttaaattacatatatgaCCGTTTTAttctaaagaaataaaaaagttacaaaaaattcaaaattgactATCCGTCATAAGCCTGGTTTAGGATATgcagaagaaattttttttggaatttcacTCTTCCCACTATCGTGAATTTAGTTTTGTTCTCGACTACCCGTTATAAGTCTGTTTTATTTCATATGattttaaacgtcatatttacattttgttaCATACGCGACCATCCCGCTTTTTCTGATGCTTATACCGCTAAAATGaatacttatctttttatactaataataattttaatgcaaaaaattataacgataactgaattaattacagtaataataaaaataacaattttattgatgaacttgatgttcaataaaacttttaaattgtaacagaagctttGCATGTAATtcatgattaaaattattaatcataaattatattttatttgctatTGATTACATTATTCTCCGTGAAAcatgttaaatagtaaattttttttcatcattaaattgcttattatttcttattcttAGTTTATACTTTTGACAATTTGAACGGAGGCTTCAAACGGTTTCTCTAGTACGAAACTCTTTAGAGTGGTTAAGTGGGGAAAGCTGTTTGGACTCAGTAATTCCTGATTAAGGGGAAGAGGCTTATGAAGTCACAGACTTATTACAGGTAGTTGACTGTGACTGCGCTAAACaaaatcggtttttttttcgatcctATACGAAAATTACGTcgttaaacataaaaaaattgtgtaccAAGTACTTCTTTAACTCAACTACAATACGCGTGCTTGCTTAAATAAGATTTCCTATTGAAATAacataggaaatttattttttttaaccttaaaattttataacagatcaataaattgaaacGACCTGAAcgtatttttctaaaaaatcgaatgctctacaaagaaggtctcttataatttttttgatgaacttAACCGTATTCGGGTGGGCCAATAAAAagaagtaatatttttttttttagttaccttgaaaatatcgttaaagatgataaaaaaaaaatctgatagtttgagctcttaatattaatattaagaggtggcgcttcgtgatttttaatttcccatttaaataacatggaaaaaaaatttttcttgttttgaattttttacctcggcaatggctcattgtaccCATAAGCTCagtatacatttttgtagggaattttaacgttctacaaaaaaactcCCTTaccattttttgataaatccatctgttcaaaagttattgaagctcgaagtcaagtttttttgtagacaattatATTTCCTAAAAGTGatctcaatttaattttttttaaattccgtttttttttttttttttttttttcagtgattttCATTTGAATGACAAGCCCttgaaaaaatagattttagatcgattttaagagatTGACATTAAattggaaataactagaaaacaatgcagaatttaaaaaaaatttatcaatgataatttgtaagaaatagaattctcaacaaaaaaattcgatgACATTTTTCGATAAGTTCAATAGTTTCGCCGGcaatgtaaaaaaatcttgaaatttATCTTAACTCGACTtcgagctccaataacttttgatcagacggatttattgaaaaatgaataaagagttttttttggtagagcgttaaattcctTACAAAAATGTTTGCTGGACTTATTCGTACAATAagccattgccgaggtaaATAAtaccaaactaaaaaaaatttttttttcatgttatttaaataggaaatcaaaaatttttttttgttggggAAAAACGTCCCAATCTTCAGATATAACTATTAAGCTCTTGTAGAGcatacaatttaatataaatgttaaaaagagTCAAGTCTACACCACCAATTACTCTCTAGTCACAGAGCTTGAAAATTAAACTTCAGTGAAAATTGTCTTAAAATCACttgtattataaaatgtatagttcctgaattttttcactttttaattCATACATTTGAATACAacagctcttaattttaataaacaaattacatCAATTATAATAGTTTTAGTAATTCATAAGATTTAATTCCgagcaataatttttaaggtaaaaattaaaaaatatctgattttataaatttattaaaaatatgctttatttataattaaaaatttgtttattaaaattttcgctCATGGTATTTAAATGCATGAATTttacagttaaaaattaacaaaaaatcggtctgtcagttgaccctgcgggccagcccaaAAATTTCCCgccgttttcgagctccttgagctcgaaaaattgttgtgaatacattttcgagctcttcgaggtcgaaaatacttttgtatgtctttgttttaaaaaaaaaacgttttttaccattttttctccaacaatatctctcgaacgaataaaccgattgagacggttgaggtggcaatcaacgCAATTTAATGAGTTCTAGAGTTGATGAAATtgtgaaattgatttatctagtcgtttttgagtaatttggaaaatacaaaaaaaaatttttttttagttctttcgacaacgatttctcttgaacgaatgaaccgattttaatggttgaggtggcattcaacgcggcttatgaagcttcagagcTCAGTTGACTTCaaaatcaatccatcgagcccgtaaaaagttatccgaaaaaaacattttagaaaaaatttaatttttggaatatctctgaacgagctttaccgatcaagctcaattttttctcagcttttagatattgacaaatcgcgtcgaatgacaccttgacgatcaaaatcggttcaccTGTACAatagttatagatatttacatacgtacatacatacatacatgcacTCAGACATCATCTTGacattagtcagaatagctttttAGAACTTTAAAACGTCAAAATCTCTTAGaagttcgattttcgaaaattggactgaaaccaataacttcccaagtttttgaaaatttgcaattttcttaccgagaagttgaaaattttttttaattacaggcGATTTTACGTCAATTTTCACTGAAGTTGCCTTTCAAGCTCTAGAACTTGAGAATAATTGATCCTATAGATTTGACTCGTATTGAGttttttttgaagtaaatTGTATGTCATGCAAGAGctaaaaactcaattttaacaaaaatttttttttatgacgaagaataaagttgaaaccaaaaaaaaaaaatttgcatggGAAATCGAACTTTTAATTCGTCAAGCCTATTATTcacttaaaactttttttctccaCCAGAAatcgttttttcttttttctttaacagTTTTTCTGgtaagataagaaaaaaaatcgcttataaattaaacagcCCAATGATTATTTATGAGCATGTGATAAttacatcatttttatttataattatggccagatatttataataatgattagtcttaaattattgtgcacaatgtatgaataattatttgtagttATATTTGACTGTATAAGAagagattatatttttttgtttttgaaaaaaaacatcgaaAAATCGAATATGCGTATTCTGTACAAGAAGGTCAAATTATcatattatgattaataatagtttaaataaatatgaaataaatacttaatgaTGATTACGAACTCAGAGAATACAACACATTATAAATCTGAGTTTTAATTgaccattaaaaattgaaatagatTTAATTTCGTAATACATTCTTAttcatttgcaattttctcTGTTGGTAATTGACTTTTACAAGgtgaattacttttttattaatcagttaccaaaaaaattttgtttctgtCCCAAACGTAAATTTCTacgataattattctattttaatttttttccatatcgaaagcttttacatttttttattaattttttttttttggtcaatgagttattattttttattttgatttttaaccgcaagaaaaaaaaattagtattaaatCGACTtgaatttcagaaaaaatcgAGCTTtcttaaaatgtaattttttttttcaattattaatagaataaCAAAATGATTGAACAAATTGAAGTCGgtaattaatggaaaaaattagaaattaactaaaaagtatgttactaaattaaatcaatttcaatttttaagtaCCAACTACAGTTCagataaaaaacataatatgtAGTATTCTCTGAGTTCATAATAGTTAGTTTAtattaacttaataataattcgaccttattaatattcatattatatttttaacgaaaaaaaaattttgtattgcaacgaaatataataaaaatatagatgaaaatcggaaaatattaacaattttagaCAATGTTATTTCCACGAGCTAATATCTGAGAAGTAATAAGAATAGCGAAAGTTTGTAATCATACGTTTGTAGAGCATCTGATtctatacaaaaatatgtattgaataattcttaattttcattgatcaccatattataaaattaataagagaTAAGAACGAATTCTTTGAAATGAATCAACTTTAACATTGAATATCTTGGCAAGTTATGAATTTCCATCCAtcttacttaataaaaaatagaaattaacCAACCGTCATCTCtcgatatcaatattaagaacTTAAATTTATGTGGCGTCATTTGTAAGACATTGTcggttttttaatattcttaaaaaaaagctcAAGAAGCTGAGAATAAACCAACGTTTGATAATGTATTGATCTATAAAATAACGAACTATAGCTTAGAATGAGTCTGGAAAAATTCGtcttttcgaatattttttaagctaGTAATATGATACTGTAAGTCATTCGTTAGATAGAAAATATCGATAATATtgatttcaaaagtttaaaataatttagatatagGTAGTAAATTTACTCTATATATCttataagtttaaaacttttaaccAAGTCaatataatcaatattttgtgttcaacatatgtatataactTAAGCTGCTACATTACTAGCCCAAAAACGATTAGAAGAGACaagaattttcttaaattcatTGTATCAATAGAATGTAAAAAGCTTAGTCTCGATTAGTTCTATTGAAGACTCATTGAGTATCAATTAAGTTCATGTAAGGCTCGATATTTTGATCtggcaaaatatttattaaaactaaaagtattctaaatttaaataatatatgatatgtaaaaatttataatatgtaaaatattatttttcaggaaCCCGATAACATCACTGAGACGACCCCAATCGGAGAGTTAACAATCAAAAACAAGAGGCTAGaagatgaaatgaaaaaattaaaccgaCAGTTGCAAATGGCTCAACGACAAAATGTCATCTATGAACAACAACAACGACGACAACAGAACAAACAACAACCACTTAACGAACGACGACAACTTGACGAGCAACGACAACTTGAAGAACAACGACAACTTGACGAGCAAAGACAACTTGAAGAACAACGTAACGAACAGCTACAACGGGATAATGATGAAGAACCAAATCGTCTCATTGCCGATCCTATTGACATTGGAGGGGGCATACAGGTGCCTGAACTTTCTTATAGAGAGGCATTTAATTGCTACAACCCATCAAAATTCGTAAGAATAATGTCGTACGCTATATGGACGCACCAACAACTAGCCAGACGAACGGTTAGAATCCAAAAAAATActgttgacaaaaaaaaattatcaccccgaaaaaaacttgtattattaaatcattatgaaaaatttttgaagaaaagaaatttaggtcgtgatatttttgatatgGAGACACGCAACTTAAATAAGTATCTAGGACGGGCAATAGTAggggcaaaaaaaataaataaataaacaaaatatcgCTTTACTGATTCTGAAAAGATATACTTTTATACGCCGTTTTGGCTTTCGAGATTTTTCCAAAGTTAAAAttgtgtataatttttttttttcatggccAATCGTTTTGCAGAATTATTGCATAGCTgcaaattggaaaaaaaaaaaaaagttcgaaaaTCAAAAGGGCATATAGCTAAAACTATACGCCCTATTGGCtttcaaaattgttttctcaaattttagttttaaactaagttaaaaatatgattagCGATAACTAAACAATTATACGTCCTTTTAGTTGAACTTGGTGACTAAATCCAATAGGgcgcataaataaataattccttTATGAATTGGTGACGTGATATTTATATCTTAGCAATTACTTATGTTCTTGtcgttatcaataataaataataatttattagattttatataatacgaaggtttaatatatttaatatatttattatatactatatatttaatacaaaatagcttaatattttttaattgtcatgAGCGTTCAATAATATAGTCTCAAATGTAACATGTGAcatcttaaaatataaatttaaaatacatgaaacatgatataatataaaataaatgaaataaataacaaaataacgaaaactgaatttgcattttctatttttgttCATgcctatttattattataaattttgtacataaaacgttaaatttattacaataataatgataagattttattcATAACGTTAAGATTCAATAACTATACTGATCATTTTTAACTCATTACAGCCCGTGTAAAAACTACTTATAcgaaaaaagtatgaaaaatatcGATGTCCAAATGCAGgacttaaaataatgataaatttttgtactttttccgcggtttttcgtatttttttaaacctttgTAAAtgtttgtagaaaatttgtgAATGTGTTTTgaatagttttaatatttaccgACAACTATtcggaatttttttgtaaaaggcttgtaaaaaaattaagaaaaattttcaaaaaatatacgGGAAAGCATccaaaaaacatttgaaagtAGGAAGaaaagttggaaaaatatcgaaaaaaggATAGAGTACCTTTTgctttttaaacattttattccctactttaaaaactttgaatgcATGTGTCCTACGTTTAGAAAACACAATTGTAAAGTATcacattaacattaaaaaatccaTATTGTCCGAAGACAtccaaaataataatgtcCTACAGAGTGTAATGGCCTCtagaaaagaaatttataaattctgaaaaaaaaaaaaaaaaaaaaaacggggtgcaaacaataatttcctgaatttttcgaaaatcatcgattttcttagtgtggagttaaaaattattcaataatggaaaactgaaaaaaaaggtttgtatattctgaaaatttcGGAAAAAATACTTCTCAGAATTGCGAAAACGGTAACAAATAGAATTATAAactctgaaaaaatattattcagaaaaaacgataactaaaaaaaaaattattatttagagaaaatgagaatgtaaaaaaataaaaaccttaTACCTAGctttaagatttattttgaaaaatttctttaaaactctcaaaaaaacttttaaattcttatacCTACCTTCGaggtttattaaaaaaaatttctttcgaaCTCTTATAAACTctgaaaaaagtttgaaattctTATACTTACCTTtgagatttattaaaaaaatttcttaaaaaatcttataaaatctttCAGAAGAGTCTCAAtttgaaacatttaaaaatgtttaaaatactTCTAAAGAATTTTGTACTTTTTAAAACTCTGATTTACACTTTATctgagaaaataaaacttttaatttcttattctgattttttaaaaaattattctgagTTTctgaagagaaaaatttccaccagggtTAACTTAAAtgcgtaaaataattaataaataaaaaatacaagcaATAGCATTAAAGATAACTTAATTAAGCAAAGTTATAACAATGTcagttacaataaatatttggtgTTTTCGTAACGAACACTATAAGTTTTtacgaaagaaaaattaattaatataaatattccaataagtaattttaaaaagtataaaaaactGCATACTAAATAATCAATAGtatttgtaatatattattagatattaaattaaatttagtattttacaTCTTCactaattagttaattataatttatccaCTGAGTTTTCACACTTATCACGCATGAATCAAATACTTGATCATTATTTACATGATCCCTATTTTATATGActtaaaaagtcaaaaatatcAGCCTTAATACACAACTACAACTGttaaatcttattatttattgaaattaaaaggcATTGAGGGCGGtgcttaaaaaattgaacCCATCGATTTCGTTGTTGAACTCAATCGATGGTATGATATCTTCAAAAGAGTTAATAGTTTGATCTGCGGTCTGAGCTACTTCGTACAAATTACTATTGTTAGCCGGATATTCAGTAGTAGCATTGTACTGTTTGCAGTCATAATTTGCGAATTCGTTAGGGTTTACATAATAAccaaagttataattattagtacaattattattgaacCCATCGACCgcttgataataataattattgttattgtatattttaacgtCAGGAGAATCGTTGTAAATGTTGCCATTAGGCATACTTCCACTGTATGCTGTTCGGTCGTTGATTTCATTTCTACAACAGTTACCGTCGTTTTTGGCATTCATATCTTGATTTGGTGGTAACTGATGATAATGTACGGTGGCACTTAATCCGGATGTGTTTACTCTTCCACCCTTTATGGCATCTGTGGCAACGAACTGACTTAATTTTACTTTCGaaggatataaaattttcttgccgTTGGTAGCtgcaattttcgatttttcgtGCTTTGCCTTCATTCGTCGATTCTGAAACCAAACCTTCacctgtaaaataattaattataaatttaataattatagaaaataccATTAATGAGTGGTTTAATTATCAGCGATGGATATATCTACGTTTGAATATAATATCTAAACTTTAcgttttttcgataaaatgatcagaaatatatttaaaactttgggttaaaaatttgatgttttaaCTTTGAACTATATGGAAAAAAGAGCAGTGGAGAAATTCCAATTTTTAGTGCAAGAACATGTAATAATTAGACTAATCCTtgtaataaagttataaaaactataaataccaagtttataatttttaatgtaattttagtttatatcaatttgaaaatgacatttactcattattttttatcctttttcaattgaaaattgtaTAGTTTATAGAAGAAACTGTAAAAACTATCATTTGTTGGTAATGTAGATCAGGaaagacaaattttatataattatctaaagTTATATACAAATTTCTAGCAACAATTATATTATGAGAGTTTTGACCATACATAATTTCGGATGGTTtgatagaattatatataactgtatagatttatatattgcACTCATAGAGttaaattatacttataaatagaatattgcaaaataaatttgaatgcatattttttattgaataaaaataatttaaaataatcatatatgatattatttgtCATCGtcatttttgtttaatcaaaCGACTCGATCAGCAAAATGAATAGGTTtgaaaatatagtaataaatattatgtaaCTAAGCTATTTACTTTAGATTTGGTCGCAACAATAGAGcatgcttttaaaaaaattaaaaaatatgtataaaacttTACTATCATAGTTGACAAAGtggaatttatattatttacgaAATACAAATTGGTAGATATGCGTTTATATGTCatcattttcatatttttacatcgaagaaaaagaattaaacttagaattttatatattgacaGTAAATACggagatgatgatgatataaTATTACGTATATTAATTGACGTGAATTTATAATGggggattttaatttttatctcaaaatataacagttgaaaatgtatttactaTTAAGGACCGAAAAAACATCTTATTTTATGAAACTAAAAAAGTTGCTGTATCAAAAATAATGTGAAATTGACTGTTTCAAAGTCTTTGCTACTGTTTaaaactgtaataaattatggatatatatttaaatttatcttttctatgtaattattgaatgtttattgatatttatctattcccaataaaaatctttttttttttgtagtaacCCAAGATGTCGacttcaaaaaaatgtatcttttaaatagtataagaaaacaaaaaattttctaccgTATCTTATGAATCTGacactaataaataatagcaaaAATAGCAAACTGCCTTACCTGTTTTTCACTGAGGTTTAATCGAGATGCAGTGCTGATTCTCGTTGGTCGACATACGTAATTATTGTCACAGAACACCTTCTCCAGCTCATTGAGTTGCTCAGTAGTGAATGCTGTCCGTACTCTTCGTTTCCGagttttttctataaaataaaaaaaaaataactattgtatttgtttatCACTTATTTGTTATAAGTAATATCTAAGCAGTTTCTATAATTAAGCAGTATCGCATAATTATGAGATACAAGCATTAAGTAAAcgtttgaagtcgatcgtataagtcgtttttgagaaatcaataaaaaactaaaaaaaaattttttttttttcgtaattagccaatattttcgagtctattcgatcaaataatctgaaattttcaggaaagttgaagggcaacaagctctttcgattgccacctcaaccatccaaatcgattcattagttcaaaagttacaaagagtttacatacatacatacatacacacacacacacacacacacacacacacacacacacacacacacacacacacactcggacatcattctgaaaatagtcagaatagcttcctaggacctcaaaacgtcgacatctgatgaaaactcgattttcgaaaatcggggtggaaacaataacttcccgaaatttttaaaattcgtcgattttcttagcgggaagttaaaaaaattttcaatagatcTTGTAATTAAAGTGttgaacaattaattaattatcaattagaaAGACTAAAACTctttatcttaaataaatgagctctatactataattattagagtaatgcataatattaattcaaaataagcGAATCTTACCTTCCGTGCTAGCTTGCTCCACTTTTTGCAGAGATGATGTATTTTTTTGACGATAATCTTGTTTTTGCTGCTTTTGGTCAGCATCAAAAAGATGTAACTGATCACGATTTAATGGTTGATTATAATTGTTTTCACTCATGCTCTCAGGTGAAGACGGATACATTGGCTGCTCGACCGACGGGGTAGACTCTTTGCATGCTTGTTCCAAATTATTGTAAgacattttgaatttattcagatgatcaaattatataatatcaaagaaaaacaaaaatttttttcgaacacCTTCGTATTAATTTACTTCACTAAAACTCGATGGCAACTCTACAGCGGTTTGAAAAGGACTGAGGTCTCTTTGGTCAGAGCCCGCCAATTTGTAGAAAGGTACGCAGCTACCTGTTTGACCTATCGGAGAAGGTTATTGGTTTGGGACCGCcttcaaaatttaagtatagTTTGTATGTCTAAGTTTCAGATTTTCACACTTATAACAATAGACTGGCGACATCAAAGTCTAGACATTGTCAGATTAAAGATTTAAGTATTTGTTGCACATGCAGTTAATATCGTTTTGAGAAAATGACTCTCCTActgaattcaaaataataaataataaaagctcATGAATGTTACTCCAACGATTTATTAACTACCGATAATGCACAAACGAATGAAGATCggaaaaattcaacaattgTTTCTACtccaatttaaatatacagt comes from Microplitis demolitor isolate Queensland-Clemson2020A chromosome 8, iyMicDemo2.1a, whole genome shotgun sequence and encodes:
- the LOC103576293 gene encoding homeotic protein deformed, producing the protein MSYNNLEQACKESTPSVEQPMYPSSPESMSENNYNQPLNRDQLHLFDADQKQQKQDYRQKNTSSLQKVEQASTEEKTRKRRVRTAFTTEQLNELEKVFCDNNYVCRPTRISTASRLNLSEKQVKVWFQNRRMKAKHEKSKIAATNGKKILYPSKVKLSQFVATDAIKGGRVNTSGLSATVHYHQLPPNQDMNAKNDGNCCRNEINDRTAYSGSMPNGNIYNDSPDVKIYNNNNYYYQAVDGFNNNCTNNYNFGYYVNPNEFANYDCKQYNATTEYPANNSNLYEVAQTADQTINSFEDIIPSIEFNNEIDGFNFLSTALNAF